One window from the genome of Nicotiana tomentosiformis chromosome 5, ASM39032v3, whole genome shotgun sequence encodes:
- the LOC138891995 gene encoding uncharacterized protein yields the protein MEGVSMMVNKRRKKGQQVQNHVEHFVQDDSGLNQDELYNEKEEEVNVIQANEEVRIEIDENVEETQEEVNSSREHVIDIPELIVPKAKAPMPRPPPPYPQKLTKKNSENQFKKFIDMMKSLSINVPLVEELEKMPGYEKFMKDFVTKKRSMNCETIKMTHQVSAIVHSMAPKLEDHSAFTIPCTIGSADFAKALCDLGATKTHIYEATNGGLYYKETIGIIDDVLVRVDKFILPAGFVILDCEVDYEVPIILGRPFFAMGKALVDVESGELTFRVGNEKVVFHVCKSMRQPNSNEVCSFVNLVTEMIIDDTSAVMNVDDTLQAVLLNHDDDKKEGYVEYVNALQGMGSLVGQALYCFLDGYFGYNQILIAPKDQEKTTFTCRYGTFTFSRMLFGLCNAPTTFQQCMMEILTDMVDDFLEVSMDDFSVVGNSFDDCLNNLDKVLARCEETNLGVRSFLGHAGFYRRFIKEFSKVVNPLCKILEKDAKFHFNEDCMKAFELLKFKLTTTPIIITLDWSFPFELMCDTSDVAVEQCWGNVSKKSSIRPTMLVRP from the exons atggaaggtgtgagtatgatggtgaacaaaagaaggaaaaagggtcaacaagtacaaaaccatgTGGAACactttgtgcaagatgatagtgggctTAACCAAGATGAATTATACAATGAGAAAGAGGAAGAAGT AAATGTGATTCAAGCTAACGAAGAAGTGAGAATTgagattgatgaaaatgtggaggagacccaagaagaagtaaactcgtctagggaacacgtgattgacataccggaactgatagtgccaaaggccaaggcaccaatgccaaggcctcctcctccataccctcaaaagCTCACCAAGAAAAAtagcgagaaccaattcaagaagtttattgacatgatgaagagcttatccattaatgttCCATTGGTTGAGGAATTGGAAAAAATGCCCGGCTAtgaaaagttcatgaaggattttgtgacaaagaagagatcaatgaattgcgagactatcaagatgacgcatcaagtgagtgctattgtgcactcaatggctccaaaattggaagatcatagcgctttcacaatcccttgcactattggtaGCGcagactttgccaaagctctatgtgatctaggg gcaaccaagacccacatctatgaggctACAAATGGAGGATTGTACTATAAAGAGACcattggtattattgatgatgtgttggttcgtgttgataagttcatccttccggcgggctttgtgattcttgattgcgaagtggactatgaggtgccaattATCTTAGGTAGACCTTTTTttgctatggggaaggctcttgttgatgtggaatccggtgagctcaccttccgggtgggaaatgaaaaggtggttttccatgtgtgcaaatctatgaggcaaccaaatagcaatgaagtttgttcgtttgtgaaCTTAGTGACGGAaatgattattgatgatactagtgccgtgatgaatgttgatgatactttgcaagccgtattgcttaatcatgatgatgataaGAAGGAAGGCTATGTGGAATATgtaaatgcattgcaaggaatggggtc gTTGGTCGGTCAAGCTTTGTATTGTTTCCTGGATGGATATTttggctacaatcaaattcttattgctccgaaggaccaagagaagactactttcacttgtcgCTATGGTACTTTCACATTCTCAcggatgctatttgggttatgcaatgcaccgacaacttttcaaCAGTGTATGATGGAAATCCTCACCGACATGGTGGATGACTTTCTTGAGGTCTCCATGGATGACTTTTCCGTGGTCGGGaactcttttgatgattgcttgaacaacttggataaggtcttggcaagatgtgaggaaacaaacttg ggagtgaggagtttcttgggtcatgcggggttctatcgtcGGTTCATCAAGGAATTTTCTAAGGTAGTAAATCCCTTGTGTAAaattttggagaaggatgccaagttccatttcaacgaggattgtatgaaggcattcgaattgctcaagttcaaattgactactactcctattatcatcACACTGGATTGGAGctttccttttgagctcatgtgtgatacAAGTGATGTGGCAGTGGAGCAgtgttggggcaacgtatcaaaaAAATCTTCCATCAGgcctactatgctagtaagaccatga